A stretch of Deinococcus fonticola DNA encodes these proteins:
- a CDS encoding TetR/AcrR family transcriptional regulator translates to MVESTRARLIEGARKAFAAEGYAAASMDDLTAKVGLTRGALYHHFGDKKGLLQAVIDQMDAEMLDRMRLAREQADNDWLGFLAEHLAYIEMALEPEIQRVMLLDGPAVLGDPSQWPNQTACLRRSAQMLEDLIATGTVRPVDPEAAARLLNGAALSAALWIAASEDPHAVLDKAQTAFQHLASGLLREPPQQ, encoded by the coding sequence ATGGTTGAATCCACCCGCGCCAGACTGATCGAAGGCGCGCGCAAGGCGTTCGCCGCCGAGGGATACGCTGCAGCGTCCATGGACGACCTGACAGCCAAAGTAGGCCTGACGCGGGGCGCCCTCTACCACCACTTCGGTGACAAGAAAGGCCTCCTCCAGGCCGTCATTGACCAGATGGACGCCGAAATGCTTGACCGCATGCGCCTGGCCCGCGAGCAGGCCGACAACGACTGGCTCGGCTTCCTGGCAGAGCACCTCGCCTACATCGAAATGGCCCTGGAACCGGAGATCCAGCGCGTCATGCTCCTGGACGGTCCAGCGGTCCTGGGCGACCCGTCGCAATGGCCCAACCAGACCGCCTGCCTGCGCCGAAGTGCCCAGATGCTCGAAGACCTGATCGCCACCGGAACCGTCCGCCCGGTTGATCCGGAAGCGGCCGCCCGGCTCCTGAACGGCGCCGCCCTCAGCGCCGCCCTCTGGATCGCGGCGTCCGAAGACCCGCACGCCGTTCTCGACAAAGCGCAGACGGCATTTCAACACCTTGCCAGCGGCCTGCTGCGTGAGCCGCCACAGCAGTAA